In Stomoxys calcitrans chromosome 2, idStoCalc2.1, whole genome shotgun sequence, the following proteins share a genomic window:
- the LOC106085917 gene encoding huntingtin-interacting protein K produces the protein MADHEINGTEDEVQDKKQKKQTKHDGGAADLERVTDYAEEKEISTANISSAVEQFGNQRQKEDELKVAKEMELQKVQVKKEDIELIMNEMLISKMHAEKVLREQRGDVVAALEAIIAN, from the exons ATGGCTGATCACGAAATCAATGGTACTGAAGATGAGGTGCAggataaaaaacaaaagaaacaaacCAAACACGATGGAGGGGCTGCTGATCTAGAGCGAGTGACGGATTATGCTGAGGAAAAGGAAATCTCCACTGCCAACATATCAAGT GCTGTCGAGCAATTTGGTAACCAACGTCAAAAGGAAGATGAGTTGAAGGTGGCCAAAGAAATGGAGTTACAAAAAGTACAAGTGAAAAAGGAAGACATTGAGCTTATT atgAATGAAATGCTAATAAGCAAAATGCATGCCGAAAAAGTACTTCGTGAGCAAAGAGGCGATGTTGTAGCAGCTCTGGAAGCCATTATAGCCAATTAG
- the LOC106085918 gene encoding copper homeostasis protein cutC homolog, whose translation MSAHHNIKLEVCVDSIASAIAAMEGGAARIELCSALNEGGLTPSVGILKILKSLPLNIPIYCMLRPRRGNDFIYTDLEMKALLHDMELLQENGADGFVFGSLTPSREINVEQCQQVLEKAKSLPMTFHRAFDLTDPLKMYENAKILIELGFQRILCSGFRQTATEGIDSLAQLIAKHHREIIIMPGAGINVTNLEEILTATKCCEFHGSAKSPPTSEMPDSTESNSTKMECDVSMGKQDILPYDICDVNVVRKMVAIASAMAEK comes from the coding sequence aTGAGTGCCCACCATAATATTAAACTGGAAGTTTGTGTGGATTCAATTGCCTCAGCGATAGCTGCCATGGAAGGTGGGGCAGCAAGGATTGAACTGTGCTCTGCTCTCAATGAAGGAGGCCTGACGCCTTCAGTGGGTAtactgaaaatattaaaaagtctCCCTCTTAATATACCCATTTATTGTATGTTAAGACCCCGCCGAGGCAATGATTTCATATACACTGACTTGGAAATGAAAGCTCTATTGCATGATATGGAACTTTTACAAGAAAATGGAGCAGATGGATTTGTTTTTGGCTCATTGACCCCGTCACGAGAGATTAATGTGGAACAGTGCCAGCAGGTATTGGAGAAAGCAAAAAGCCTACCAATGACCTTTCATCGAGCTTTCGATTTAACAGATCCATTGAAAATGtatgaaaatgcaaaaattttaattgaattaggATTTCAACGCATACTGTGTAGCGGTTTTCGACAAACAGCAACAGAGGGCATAGACTCGCTGGCCCAGCTCATAGCTAAGCATCACCGTGAGATTATTATAATGCCGGGGGCTGGCATAAATGTTACAAATCTTGAGGAGATATTAACTGCCACTAAATGCTGTGAATTTCATGGCTCCGCCAAATCTCCCCCCACTTCTGAAATGCCTGATTCCACAGAGAGTAATTCCACAAAAATGGAGTGCGATGTTAGTATGGGCAAACAGGATATATTACCCTATGACATTTGTGATGTAAATGTTGTACGAAAAATGGTGGCTATAGCAAGTGCTATggcagaaaaataa
- the LOC106085920 gene encoding uncharacterized protein LOC106085920, whose amino-acid sequence MVDGEMIPTIKCPKILGVTFDSSYTFSPHATAICNKVKSRNKVLKSLAGSTWGADKETLLTTYKAIGRSVVSYAAPVWSCQRCDTQWNNIQICQNAALRTATGCLLSSHVDHLDQETKILPVRRHNYMLSKQYLLGCYRRNHPNHHLVDRYPPPRSLKVDLHDLEREVQRYKREPLDQAGLNNIHADTVADALIGYRVNVVLGERPPPIAPEEIDLPRQTRVVLAQLRSGRCSRLNSHRARIDADVQDVCPDCNQGPHDTRHLFNCPARPTRLRPRSLWTHPILVAEFLGLDTQQNQADER is encoded by the coding sequence atggtcgatggagaaatgattccgaccatcaagtgtcccaaaatacttggcgtcacatttgacagctcctacactttctccccacatgccacagcaatctgcaataaagtcaaaagtagaaacaaggtcctcaagtcactcgctggcagcacttggggtgcagacaaagaaaccttgttgaccacgtacaaagcaattggccggtctgtggtaagttatgcagcgccagtgtggtcatgTCAAcgttgtgacacgcagtggaataatattcagatctgtcagaatgccgccctccgaactgcgacgggctgtctccttagttctcatgtggaccacctcgatcaggagacaaagatcctaccagtgcgaagacataactacatgctgtctaagcaataccttttgggctgttatcgcagaaatcatccaaatcatcatcttgtggatagatacccaccgcccagaagccttaaggttgatctacacgatctagagcgtgaggtccagcgctacaagagagaacctctagatcaagcgggtctgaacaacattcatgcagacacggtagcagacgcgttaattggctaccgggtgaatgtagtccttggagaacgaccgccacccattgcacccgaagaaatcgacctcccccggcaaaccagagtggttctggctcaattacgttccggcagatgcagccgcctcaattcccacagagctaggattgatgccgacgtgcaagatgtatgtcccgattgtaaccagggaccgcacgatacacgtcacctgtttaactgcccggccagacccactcgactcagacccagatccctgtggacgcatcccatcttagttgcggagttcctgggtcttgacactcaacagaatcaagcagacgaaagatag
- the LOC106085926 gene encoding heterogeneous nuclear ribonucleoprotein H3 isoform X2: MSNDHDNQNDDSQNYEDSQCEGSQDENGSQNDDQDDQDVNDDNDGDNGDNDEGGPKYVRLRGLPWSATHKEILGFLRNVNVVGGAEGIHLITSRWDGKNTGEAYVEVEGQQDVAAALKLNNASMGHRYIEVFNADASEAKEAMRKTTNHGNSYVVKLRGLPYSVTEQQVEEFFSGLEIKADREGIVFVMDRRGRATGEAFVQFESQDDTEQALGRNREKIGHRYIEIFRSSIAELKRTVSGNGRMAPYDLKDRGSNRGGNSDFGGNSRNNRGNNGNFGNFGNGGNFGNNGGGGNFGNNGNFGNNSGGGGGGFNRFGGNNDFGDFGNFGNNRGNNGGNFGNFGNFGNFGGNSNGGGSGGFGSNNSMGGGSGGGGGGGGGNFGPIGGGRGDDMYVVHMRGLPFSSFENDVFKFFDPIRPANVRIIYNDKNRHSGTAEACFETYEDAQRAMKRHREQMGSRYIELFFNGKSKSGGGGGNGGNSGPIGNNYSSGGSIGVGGGGGNNSFQRRI; encoded by the exons ATGTCCAACGATCATGATAATCAGAATGATGACAGCCAAAACTACGAAGATAGTCAATGTGAGGGATCTCAAGATGAGAATGGCTCACAAAATGATGATCAAGATGATCAGGATGTAAATGATGACAATGATGGTGATAATGGGGATAATGACGAAGGTGGTCCCAAATATGTTCGCTTGCGTGGCCTTCCATGGTCGGCAACACATAAAGAAATTTTAGGTTTTCTACGGAATGTCAATGTAGTTGGCGGCGCAGAGGGTATACATTTGATTACCAGCCGATGGGATGGCAAAAATACTGGTGAAGCCTATGTGGAAGTTGAAGGTCAACAGGATGTTGCTGCTGCACTCAAATTGAATAATGCCTCAATGGGACATCGTTACATTGAGG TCTTCAATGCCGATGCATCAGAGGCCAAAGAAGCCATGCGTAAAACCACCAACCATGGCAACTCATATGTAGTAAAACTACGAGGTCTTCCATATTCGGTTACCGAACAACAGGTGGAAGAGTTTTTCAGCG GGTTGGAAATCAAAGCGGATCGGGAGGGCATTGTATTCGTTATGGACAGACGGGGTCGTGCTACTGGGGAAGCATTTGTTCAGTTTGAAAGCCAGGATGATACTGAACAAGCCTTGGGACGTAATCGGGAAAAAATTGGGCACAG GTATATTGAGATTTTCCGCAGTTCTATTGCTGAATTGAAACGTACCGTTAGCGGCAATGGTCGAATGGCTCCCTATGATTTGAAAGATCGTGGCAGCAATCGTGGCGGCAACAGCGATTTTGGTGGCAACAGTCGAAACAATC GCGGAAATAATGGCAATTTCGGCAACTTTGGCAATGGTGGCAACTTTGGTAACAACGGTGGAGGCGGAAACTTTGGCAATAATGGCAATTTTGGCAACAATAGCGGAGGCGGCGGTGGCggtttcaaccgatttggtgGAAATAACGATTTCGGAGATTTCGGCAATTTTGGCAACAATCGTGGAAACAATGGCGGAAACTTTGGCAACTTTGGAAACTTTGGTAATTTTGGTGGCAATAGTAATGGCGGAGGCAGTGGCGGATTCGGTAGCAACAATAGCATGGGCGGCGGCAgtggtggtggcggcggcggcggcggtggTAACTTTGGCCCAATTGGAGGCGGTCGCGGTGATGATATGTATGTGGTACACATGCGTGGCTTGCCATTCAGTTCATTCGAAAATGATGTCTTCAAG TTCTTTGACCCCATACGCCCAGCCAATGTCCGCATTATTTACAATGATAAGAACCGTCATAGCGGCACAGCAGAAGCTTGCTTTGAAACCTACGAAGATGCTCAAAGAGCCATGAAGCGCCATCGAGAACAAATGGGCTCGCGCTACATTGAGTTGTTCTTCAATGGCAAATCTAAGAGCGGCGGTGGAGGCGGAAACGGTGGCAATAGTGGACCCATAGGAAATAACTACAGTTCGGGTGGCAGCATTGGTGTCGGCGGTGGTGGCGGCAACAATTCCTTCCAGAGACGCATCTAA
- the LOC106085926 gene encoding heterogeneous nuclear ribonucleoprotein H3 isoform X1, with product MSNDHDNQNDDSQNYEDSQCEGSQDENGSQNDDQDDQDVNDDNDGDNGDNDEGGPKYVRLRGLPWSATHKEILGFLRNVNVVGGAEGIHLITSRWDGKNTGEAYVEVEGQQDVAAALKLNNASMGHRYIEVFNADASEAKEAMRKTTNHGNSYVVKLRGLPYSVTEQQVEEFFSGLEIKADREGIVFVMDRRGRATGEAFVQFESQDDTEQALGRNREKIGHRYIEIFRSSIAELKRTVSGNGRMAPYDLKDRGSNRGGNSDFGGNSRNNRGGWGGGGFGSGANNSLGFNNLPNFGNNGNFGNNGNFGNNGNFGNFGNGGGNNGNFGNFGNGGNFGNNGGGGNFGNNGNFGNNSGGGGGGFNRFGGNNDFGDFGNFGNNRGNNGGNFGNFGNFGNFGGNSNGGGSGGFGSNNSMGGGSGGGGGGGGGNFGPIGGGRGDDMYVVHMRGLPFSSFENDVFKFFDPIRPANVRIIYNDKNRHSGTAEACFETYEDAQRAMKRHREQMGSRYIELFFNGKSKSGGGGGNGGNSGPIGNNYSSGGSIGVGGGGGNNSFQRRI from the exons ATGTCCAACGATCATGATAATCAGAATGATGACAGCCAAAACTACGAAGATAGTCAATGTGAGGGATCTCAAGATGAGAATGGCTCACAAAATGATGATCAAGATGATCAGGATGTAAATGATGACAATGATGGTGATAATGGGGATAATGACGAAGGTGGTCCCAAATATGTTCGCTTGCGTGGCCTTCCATGGTCGGCAACACATAAAGAAATTTTAGGTTTTCTACGGAATGTCAATGTAGTTGGCGGCGCAGAGGGTATACATTTGATTACCAGCCGATGGGATGGCAAAAATACTGGTGAAGCCTATGTGGAAGTTGAAGGTCAACAGGATGTTGCTGCTGCACTCAAATTGAATAATGCCTCAATGGGACATCGTTACATTGAGG TCTTCAATGCCGATGCATCAGAGGCCAAAGAAGCCATGCGTAAAACCACCAACCATGGCAACTCATATGTAGTAAAACTACGAGGTCTTCCATATTCGGTTACCGAACAACAGGTGGAAGAGTTTTTCAGCG GGTTGGAAATCAAAGCGGATCGGGAGGGCATTGTATTCGTTATGGACAGACGGGGTCGTGCTACTGGGGAAGCATTTGTTCAGTTTGAAAGCCAGGATGATACTGAACAAGCCTTGGGACGTAATCGGGAAAAAATTGGGCACAG GTATATTGAGATTTTCCGCAGTTCTATTGCTGAATTGAAACGTACCGTTAGCGGCAATGGTCGAATGGCTCCCTATGATTTGAAAGATCGTGGCAGCAATCGTGGCGGCAACAGCGATTTTGGTGGCAACAGTCGAAACAATC GTGGAGGTTGGGGTGGCGGCGGTTTCGGATCGGGCGCCAATAATTCCCTCGGCTTCAACAATTTACCGAACTTTGGAAACAATGGCAATTTTGGTAACAATGGTAATTTCGGCAATAATGGCAATTTTGGAAACTTTGGCAATGGAGGCGGAAATAATGGCAATTTCGGCAACTTTGGCAATGGTGGCAACTTTGGTAACAACGGTGGAGGCGGAAACTTTGGCAATAATGGCAATTTTGGCAACAATAGCGGAGGCGGCGGTGGCggtttcaaccgatttggtgGAAATAACGATTTCGGAGATTTCGGCAATTTTGGCAACAATCGTGGAAACAATGGCGGAAACTTTGGCAACTTTGGAAACTTTGGTAATTTTGGTGGCAATAGTAATGGCGGAGGCAGTGGCGGATTCGGTAGCAACAATAGCATGGGCGGCGGCAgtggtggtggcggcggcggcggcggtggTAACTTTGGCCCAATTGGAGGCGGTCGCGGTGATGATATGTATGTGGTACACATGCGTGGCTTGCCATTCAGTTCATTCGAAAATGATGTCTTCAAG TTCTTTGACCCCATACGCCCAGCCAATGTCCGCATTATTTACAATGATAAGAACCGTCATAGCGGCACAGCAGAAGCTTGCTTTGAAACCTACGAAGATGCTCAAAGAGCCATGAAGCGCCATCGAGAACAAATGGGCTCGCGCTACATTGAGTTGTTCTTCAATGGCAAATCTAAGAGCGGCGGTGGAGGCGGAAACGGTGGCAATAGTGGACCCATAGGAAATAACTACAGTTCGGGTGGCAGCATTGGTGTCGGCGGTGGTGGCGGCAACAATTCCTTCCAGAGACGCATCTAA